Proteins co-encoded in one Phycodurus eques isolate BA_2022a chromosome 14, UOR_Pequ_1.1, whole genome shotgun sequence genomic window:
- the vti1b gene encoding vesicle transport through interaction with t-SNAREs homolog 1B isoform X1, with protein MSSEEFEKLHEIYRSLYEELKLMPQRLLRSNGEEKKSLLRAFEERKVEAEEILQGMEVELRDAPPSYRNPMRTKLHLYHRDLAKLQRDAKTSAPPLSDGSQGGIYSSQNQQSSSPFVQTRLQSQRALLLQGTESLHNASESIDRSQRLAAETEHIGTDIIEELGEQREQLDRTRDRLVNTGENLSRTRKILRSMSRRLMTNKLLLAVIILMELAILGAVVYLKFFRR; from the exons ATGTCGTCGGAGGAATTTGAGAAGTTGCACGAAATCTACAGGTCCCTATACGAAGAGCTGAAGCTAATGCCGCAGAGGCTGCTGAGGAGCAATGgcg AGGAGAAGAAGAGCTTGCTGAGGGCCTTCGAAGAGAGGAAAGTGGAGGCGGAAGAAATT CTGCAGGGAATGGAAGTGGAGTTGCGCGACGCGCCCCCCTCCTACCGGAATCCCATGAGGACCAAGCTGCATCTGTACCACCGTGACCTCGCCAAGCTGCAGCGGGACGCCAAGACCTCGGCCCCGCCGCTGTCGGACGGCAGTCAAGGCGGCATCTATTCATCGCAAAACCAACAAAGC TCGTCCCCCTTTGTCCAGACACGCTTGCAGTCGCAGCGGGCCTTGCTCCTGCAGGGCACCGAGTCGTTGCACAACGCCAGCGAGAGCATCGACCGCAGTCAGCGCCTCGCGGCCGAGACGGAGCACATCGGCACGGACATCATCGAGGAGCTCGGCGAGCAGCGGGAGCAGCTGGACCGGACCAGGGACAGA cTTGTGAATACGGGAGAGAACCTCAGTCGCACGCGGAAAATCCTTCGTTCTATGTCTCGTCG GCTCATGACAAACAAGCTGCTGCTGGCTGTCATCATTCTCATGGAATTGGCCATTCTCGGAGCTGTAGTTTACCTCAAGTTCTTTCGGCGATGa
- the vti1b gene encoding vesicle transport through interaction with t-SNAREs homolog 1B isoform X2 — MSSEEFEKLHEIYRSLYEELKLMPQRLLRSNGEEKKSLLRAFEERKVEAEEILQGMEVELRDAPPSYRNPMRTKLHLYHRDLAKLQRDAKTSAPPLSDGSQGGIYSSQNQQSSSPFVQTRLQSQRALLLQGTESLHNASESIDRSQRLAAETEHIGTDIIEELGEQREQLDRTRDRLVNTGENLSRTRKILRSMSRRDSPDTLRRKLISATSVRDLVLSRLTARDHR; from the exons ATGTCGTCGGAGGAATTTGAGAAGTTGCACGAAATCTACAGGTCCCTATACGAAGAGCTGAAGCTAATGCCGCAGAGGCTGCTGAGGAGCAATGgcg AGGAGAAGAAGAGCTTGCTGAGGGCCTTCGAAGAGAGGAAAGTGGAGGCGGAAGAAATT CTGCAGGGAATGGAAGTGGAGTTGCGCGACGCGCCCCCCTCCTACCGGAATCCCATGAGGACCAAGCTGCATCTGTACCACCGTGACCTCGCCAAGCTGCAGCGGGACGCCAAGACCTCGGCCCCGCCGCTGTCGGACGGCAGTCAAGGCGGCATCTATTCATCGCAAAACCAACAAAGC TCGTCCCCCTTTGTCCAGACACGCTTGCAGTCGCAGCGGGCCTTGCTCCTGCAGGGCACCGAGTCGTTGCACAACGCCAGCGAGAGCATCGACCGCAGTCAGCGCCTCGCGGCCGAGACGGAGCACATCGGCACGGACATCATCGAGGAGCTCGGCGAGCAGCGGGAGCAGCTGGACCGGACCAGGGACAGA cTTGTGAATACGGGAGAGAACCTCAGTCGCACGCGGAAAATCCTTCGTTCTATGTCTCGTCG ggatagccccgacaccctgcggaggaaactcatttcggccacttctgtccgggatcttgttctttcacgactcacagctcgtgaccataggtga
- the vti1b gene encoding vesicle transport through interaction with t-SNAREs homolog 1B isoform X3 translates to MSSEEFEKLHEIYRSLYEELKLMPQRLLRSNGEEKKSLLRAFEERKVEAEEILQGMEVELRDAPPSYRNPMRTKLHLYHRDLAKLQRDAKTSAPPLSDGSQGGIYSSQNQQSTRLQSQRALLLQGTESLHNASESIDRSQRLAAETEHIGTDIIEELGEQREQLDRTRDRLVNTGENLSRTRKILRSMSRRLMTNKLLLAVIILMELAILGAVVYLKFFRR, encoded by the exons ATGTCGTCGGAGGAATTTGAGAAGTTGCACGAAATCTACAGGTCCCTATACGAAGAGCTGAAGCTAATGCCGCAGAGGCTGCTGAGGAGCAATGgcg AGGAGAAGAAGAGCTTGCTGAGGGCCTTCGAAGAGAGGAAAGTGGAGGCGGAAGAAATT CTGCAGGGAATGGAAGTGGAGTTGCGCGACGCGCCCCCCTCCTACCGGAATCCCATGAGGACCAAGCTGCATCTGTACCACCGTGACCTCGCCAAGCTGCAGCGGGACGCCAAGACCTCGGCCCCGCCGCTGTCGGACGGCAGTCAAGGCGGCATCTATTCATCGCAAAACCAACAAAGC ACACGCTTGCAGTCGCAGCGGGCCTTGCTCCTGCAGGGCACCGAGTCGTTGCACAACGCCAGCGAGAGCATCGACCGCAGTCAGCGCCTCGCGGCCGAGACGGAGCACATCGGCACGGACATCATCGAGGAGCTCGGCGAGCAGCGGGAGCAGCTGGACCGGACCAGGGACAGA cTTGTGAATACGGGAGAGAACCTCAGTCGCACGCGGAAAATCCTTCGTTCTATGTCTCGTCG GCTCATGACAAACAAGCTGCTGCTGGCTGTCATCATTCTCATGGAATTGGCCATTCTCGGAGCTGTAGTTTACCTCAAGTTCTTTCGGCGATGa